Proteins encoded by one window of Anopheles maculipalpis chromosome 2RL, idAnoMacuDA_375_x, whole genome shotgun sequence:
- the LOC126568309 gene encoding CLIP domain-containing serine protease B4-like, whose product MFHSVQFIVVALTLAQQIFSLETEVSPGTICRVDGKVGRCVHFRNDPKYLTLLLKSTRTEVDDAYLLKHVCDRRKGLTCRTGSVNDDECGVQMENRIVGGQRTAIDQYPWMVLLQYFNQRRGTLRFACGGVLLNRRFVLSAAHCFVRLPAGIELHKVRLGEWDTESDIDCEDLDDELSCAALVQDFDYKRLIIHEGYNGNHADRANDIALIELEGTVVYNEFVKPICLPEPGTPQKEKLYFGNMWAAGWGRTETASGSRFKLHVPLEQFDLQSCNETYQRRVKVPLTETQFCALGTPGKDTCNGDSGGPLMKTIQTLHYVVGIVSFGPQKCGSGIPAVYTRVDKFYDWIVGHMVEFES is encoded by the exons ATGTTCCACTCCGTACAGTTTATTGTCGTTGCTCTTACTCTTGCTCAGCAAATCTTTTCTCTAG AAACGGAAGTCTCGCCGGGCACTATATGTCGCGTAGACGGTAAGGTAGGACGCTGTGTGCATTTTAGAAATGATCCGAAGTATCTCACCCTACTATTGAAGAGTACGAGGACAGAGGTGGATGATGCATACCTTCTGAAGCACGTCTGTGATCGTCGGAAGGGTTTAACCTGCCGGACAGGATCTGTGAACGATGACGAGTGTGGCGTGCAGATGGAAAACCGAATAGTTGGTGGACAGCGGACGGCTATCGATCAGTACCCATGGATGGTGCTGCTCCAGTACTTCAACCAAAGACGAGGAACATTGCGGTTTGCCTGTGGTGGTGTGCTTCTCAATCGAAGATTTGTCCTTTCAGCAGCTCACTGCTTCGTACGATTGCCTGCAGGGATTGAACT ACACAAAGTACGCCTGGGCGAATGGGATACCGAGTCCGACATTGATTGTGAAGATTTGGATGATGAGCTTTCCTGTGCAGCTCTGGTGCAGGACTTTGATTACAAGAGGCTAATCATTCACGAGGGCTATAATGGTAATCACGCTGATAGGGCTAACGATATTGCGTTGATCGAACTGGAAGGAACGGTGGTGTATAATGAATTCGTGAAGCCAATCTGTCTGCCCGAACCTGGTACCCCGCAAAAAGAGAAGCTGTACTTTGGCAACATGTGGGCTGCTGGATGGGGTCGTACGGAAACAG CTTCCGGAAGTCGATTCAAGCTACACGTCCCGCTCGAGCAGTTCGATCTGCAGTCCTGCAACGAAACGTATCAAAGACGCGTTAAGGTTCCGCTCACAGAAACACAATTCTGTGCGCTCGGAACTCCCGGCAAAGATACCTGCAATGGAGATTCTGGTGGTCCGCTTatgaaaacaattcaaacactGCACTACGTCGTGGGCATTGTTAGCTTTGGGCCGCAAAAGTGTGGTAGCGGCATACCGGCCGTTTATACACGGGTCGATAAATTCTACGACTGGATCGTTGGCCACATGGTAGAGTTCGAAAGTTAA